Genomic segment of bacterium:
CTAGTACCGTTCCCCAGAAGTTATGACTCTTTGATGGTTTCGTCGATTTCGAAATTTGGTTTTGGGTAGAGGCGGGCGAGTTTGTCTCTGGCGTGATCTGTTGAGAACATCCATTTGATGCGCGCGGCGCAGTCGTTTCGCTGTTTTTCCCAGGCGGCTATCTCGGTAATGAGCCTTTCGCGGCTTTCGATGCGTCGGTCGAGGCACTGGCTTTTGAGGACGCCGATCTCGATTTCGACCATATTGAGCCAGGAGGCATGTTTGGGCGTGAAGTGGAATTCCAGGCGGCGCAGGATGCGGCGCGCCTCGGGTGCGGGCAAGGCACTGTAGAGGGAAGCGGCGCTATGGGTCGAGAGGTTGTCCAAGACGACGCGGATCTTCTCGGCCTCGGGGAAGTGGATATCGGTAAGGTCTCGCATGCAGCCCGCGAAGTCGATCGCGGTGCGGCGCTCGGTGACCTTGACCTTGCGCCAGGGCCGATGGACATCGAGGAAGACGAAGAGGTTGGCTGTGCCGTTTCTCCTGTACTCGCAATCGAAGCGCCGGGGCCTTCCCGGCTCGGCCGGGATCGGCCGCCTGGCCTCGCCGATCAGCTGGATCGGGCTTTCATCGAAGGAGATCACCGGACGCTTGGGATCAGGGGCCTCGCCATAGAGATCGAGCACATCTTCCATGGCGGCGACGTAGGCCGCGTCGACCTTGGGGATGCACCACATCTTGCGGCGCCAGGGTTTCAGGGCATTTTCCCCCAGGCGCCGGCGTACGGTCTCCTCCGAGACCTTTTCATGCTCGGTGAGCGCGACCATGGCATCGGCCAAGAGCGCCAATGTCCAACGAGCCCGGCCCACCGGCGGCGTCGAGCAGGCGGTGGCGATCAAGAGGCTTTCCTCCTTGCCGCTCAGCTTGCGTTGCCTGCCGGTGCGCGGCGCCTCGGCCAGGGCGGCCTCCAGGCCGCCTTCCACAAAGCGCTGCTTGGTGCGATAGACGGTCGAGCCGCTGACCCTCACCTGGGCCTCGATCTCGCCGTCGCTGGACCCGGCATCGGCCGCCAGGAGGATCTGCGCGCGCTTGATCTTGCGCACCGCATGCTTGCCGCTCTTCAAGAGCACCATCAGTTCTGAGCCTTCGGCTTGGCTCAAATCGACACGATAGACTATGTTCATCGGGGCCTCCTTCTTGAAAGCCGTCTTGATGAATCACAGTCCCGATGCCTGTCACCCCCCCCAAGAGGCGATCTTCAGCGAAAAGCAGGGCCAGTATCTCGCCTTCATCCACGCCTATTCGAAGATCAACAAAAGGCCGCCCGCCGAGGCCGACATGCAGCGCCATTTCCAAGTCACCCCGCCCTCCGTCCATCAAATGGTCCTCACCCTCGAAGCCAAGGGCTTGATCAAACGACAGCCAGGAATAGCCCGATCCATTCAAATCTTCATCGAACCAGCCGCTCTACCAGTCCTCAAATGATCCTAAATCAACCCGTCATAACTTCTGGGGAACGACACTAGGGTCTGTTGACAATTACCTTGCAGCGATTATCGCGGCGACGAGGTTCAGGTTAGCGGCGTAGCTTGTGTCTGTCTTGTCATATCGCGTGGCGATGCCGCGGAACTCCTTGATCTTGGCGAAGTAATTTTCGACGAGATGTCGCCAGCGATAGATGTGCTTGTCGTATTGATACTGGTTCTTGCGATTGCTGCGGGGCGGAATGACGGCGGAGGCGTCGCGTTTGTCGAGATCTTCCCGCAACCAATCGACATCAAACGCTTTGTCGGCCAACAAGGCCGCAAACTCAAGATCGTGAATGAGGGGCGCGACGCCGACGGTATCGTGGCGCTGTCCCGGCAATAGAACAAACCGGGCCAGGTTCCCCAAGGCGTCCACCAGGGCAACGATCTTGGTGGTCAATCCGCCTTTGGAGCGCCCGATGGCCTGATTTCGAGTCCCCCTTTTGCGCCGCTCGCCTTCTGGTGAACGCTGACGATGGTGCCGTCAATGAGGGCGTAT
This window contains:
- a CDS encoding MarR family transcriptional regulator, whose product is MNHSPDACHPPQEAIFSEKQGQYLAFIHAYSKINKRPPAEADMQRHFQVTPPSVHQMVLTLEAKGLIKRQPGIARSIQIFIEPAALPVLK
- a CDS encoding IS630 family transposase, encoding MNIVYRVDLSQAEGSELMVLLKSGKHAVRKIKRAQILLAADAGSSDGEIEAQVRVSGSTVYRTKQRFVEGGLEAALAEAPRTGRQRKLSGKEESLLIATACSTPPVGRARWTLALLADAMVALTEHEKVSEETVRRRLGENALKPWRRKMWCIPKVDAAYVAAMEDVLDLYGEAPDPKRPVISFDESPIQLIGEARRPIPAEPGRPRRFDCEYRRNGTANLFVFLDVHRPWRKVKVTERRTAIDFAGCMRDLTDIHFPEAEKIRVVLDNLSTHSAASLYSALPAPEARRILRRLEFHFTPKHASWLNMVEIEIGVLKSQCLDRRIESRERLITEIAAWEKQRNDCAARIKWMFSTDHARDKLARLYPKPNFEIDETIKES
- a CDS encoding IS5 family transposase (programmed frameshift); amino-acid sequence: MNRDRFAIADAVWEKVSPHLPGKVTDCGVTAADNRLFLEAVLWRVRTGSPWRDLPMAFGDWNNAFQRFRRWAKKGVFERLFEVLSEQPDFEYALIDGTIVSVHQKASGAKGGLENQAIGRSKGGLTTKIVALVDALGNLARFVLLPGQRHDTVGVAPLIHDLEFAALLADKAFDVDWLREDLDKRDASAVIPPRSNRKNQYQYDKHIYRWRHLVENYFAKIKEFRGIATRYDKTDTSYAANLNLVAAIIAAR